A window of the Triplophysa rosa linkage group LG23, Trosa_1v2, whole genome shotgun sequence genome harbors these coding sequences:
- the plcxd2 gene encoding PI-PLC X domain-containing protein 2, whose translation MKTRPTGNTSNADWMGSLCPALTSMPLKHLAVPGSHDSFSFWVDEQAPVGPDQKAYVKHLAAVFRFLAKKVMKKWSMTQNLTFREQLEGGIRYFDLRVSSKPGEPGHEIYFIHGLFGHKVRDGLRDINNFLNAHRKEVVFLDFNHHYAMREEHHRYLISMLKELFGHKLCKIDVVEEITLNYLWENRYQVLVFYHHPSAEGCPLMWPGSKIPAPWANTTDTSKLIQFLETTLGERAQYGSFHVSQAILTPRVKTIARGLVRGLRNYLVERNLPTIMMWVEAQKPGVNGVNIITSDFVELVDFANTVIRLNNLLLQDRKGTGYSP comes from the exons ATGAAGACTCGACCTACAGGCAACACCTCTAACGCCGATTGGATGGGCTCGCTATGCCCTGCGCTTACATCAATGCCGCTAAAGCACCTGGCTGTCCCCG GGTCTCACGATTCTTTTAGCTTCTGGGTGGATGAGCAAGCTCCAGTCGGCCCAGACCAAAAGGCATATGTGAAACACCTGGCTGCAGTGTTCCGTTTTCTGGCCAAGAAGGTGATGAAAAAATGGTCCATGACCCAGAACCTTACCTTCAGAGAACAGCTTGAGGGTGGGATTCGCTATTTTGACCTACGTGTATCTTCCAAACCAGGAGAACCAGGCCATGAGATATACTTTATTCACGGGCTGTTTGGACACAAAGTACGCGACGGCCTTCGCGACATCAACAATTTTCTGAACGCACACAGGAAAGAGGTTGTTTTTCTGGACTTTAATCACCATTATGCCATGAGGGAGGAGCATCATCGCTACTTGATCAGCATGCTGAAGGAGTTGTTTGGCCACAAGCTCTGCAAGATTGACGTGGTGGAGGAAATCACTCTGAATTACCTGTGGGAGAACAGGTACCAG GTCCTAGTGTTCTACCACCATCCATCTGCTGAGGGATGCCCTCTGATGTGGCCTGGTAGTAAAATTCCTGCTCCCTGGGCCAATACCACAGACACCAGCAAGCTCATCCAGTTCCTGGAGACCACGCTGGGTGAAAGAGCCCAGTATGGAAGCTTTCATGTGTCTCAGGCCATTCTAACACCACGTGTCAAGACTATAGCCAGAGGCCTAGTGCGGGGGCTACGAAACTACCTCGTGGAGAG GAACCTTCCAACTATAATGATGTGGGTGGAGGCGCAGAAGCCCGGCGTTAATGGAGTCAATATCATCACCTCAGACTTTGTAGAGCTTGTGGACTTTGCCAACACAGTCATTAGACTAAATAATCTCCTCCTTCAGGATCGGAAAGGCACAGGATATTCTCCGTGA